The proteins below are encoded in one region of Mesoplasma melaleucae:
- the rpsI gene encoding 30S ribosomal protein S9, which produces MAEKVIYRGTGRRKTSVAQVILTPGKGNIIVNGVPALEFFPYTTLVQDLEQPLVATGTEKDFDITVRVKGGGFTGQAGATRLGIARALLVASEDYRKGLRAVGLLTRDARIKERKKYGLRGARRAPQYSKR; this is translated from the coding sequence ATGGCAGAAAAAGTTATTTATAGAGGAACAGGAAGAAGAAAAACTTCTGTAGCTCAAGTTATCTTAACTCCTGGAAAAGGAAACATCATTGTTAATGGTGTTCCTGCATTAGAATTCTTCCCATATACAACATTAGTTCAAGACTTAGAACAACCACTTGTAGCAACTGGAACAGAAAAAGATTTTGATATAACTGTTAGAGTTAAAGGTGGAGGATTTACTGGTCAAGCTGGAGCAACTCGTTTAGGGATTGCTAGAGCATTATTAGTAGCTAGTGAAGATTACAGAAAAGGGTTAAGAGCTGTTGGGTTATTAACTCGTGATGCACGTATCAAAGAACGTAAAAAATACGGATTACGTGGAGCACGTAGAGCACCTCAATACTCAAAACGTTAA